One Halobaculum sp. CBA1158 DNA segment encodes these proteins:
- a CDS encoding prolyl oligopeptidase family serine peptidase — translation MYRRDLRDTSADDLLSAMAAADGVVQAEPSPDGDRVAYAKAREGQIDLWLWDGTTDTRLTSGGITAQRYGRGDPRWIDWHPDGDAVAFLSAAGSLSTVDAETGEVTALTAYDEPDLGLAYAPDGDDLAVVTDHFSRASLALVAADGSRVEALADDEYLYGDPAVGADGTVYATRAEHRHLFDYEADLVAVDRDRDGDGDGDGDDDRDSGGSGRTDGVREVFAEEGVRVQNVRPRPDSTEVAFVHDASGFDAVAVVDDAGAAVGSDGDAAGDAEELYAVDGAEVADPAWSPSGRTLAVTVTRDARANVHVVDRDGYADEVTDDDAFHTAPRWVDGDVLAVRDTPHDPPAVWNVSAGERVTPGATPDFGVRVPTPETVTYESGDEEIQAVVYPPEADSDAESVPVLVKAHGGPTSFDRFRFDHRAAYLAALGYCVILPNYRGSDGYGRAFRMANDRDWGGGDLEDVIRAADAAAEAYDAVDGDRAGIYGGSGGGLMTVNALGNSDRFAAGAAFYGVYDYETFLDDTDDVGWQLMKRELGDVATDPENYCEASPIRHVEDIEDPLLVLHGEDDARVPISQSEQLCEELERHGKRFEFRRYDGEPHGFGDRENVVDAYTRVADLFAKYLRVDPDDGSSSPHPTDEPDRTSN, via the coding sequence GTGTACCGACGAGACCTCCGCGACACGAGCGCGGACGACCTGCTCTCGGCGATGGCGGCCGCTGACGGCGTGGTGCAGGCGGAGCCGTCTCCCGACGGCGACCGCGTCGCATACGCGAAGGCCCGCGAGGGACAGATCGACCTGTGGCTGTGGGACGGCACGACGGACACCCGGCTGACGAGCGGGGGGATCACCGCCCAGCGATACGGCCGCGGCGACCCCCGGTGGATCGACTGGCACCCCGACGGCGACGCCGTGGCGTTCCTCTCGGCAGCGGGGTCGCTGTCGACGGTCGACGCCGAGACGGGCGAGGTGACCGCACTCACGGCCTACGACGAACCGGATCTCGGACTGGCGTACGCGCCCGACGGCGACGACCTCGCGGTCGTCACCGATCACTTCTCGCGGGCGTCGCTCGCGCTCGTCGCCGCCGACGGCTCGCGGGTCGAGGCGCTCGCTGACGACGAGTACCTCTACGGCGACCCCGCGGTCGGGGCCGACGGCACGGTGTACGCGACCCGGGCCGAACACCGCCACCTGTTCGACTACGAGGCGGACCTCGTCGCCGTCGACCGCGACCGCGACGGCGACGGCGACGGGGACGGCGACGACGACCGCGACTCCGGCGGTTCGGGTCGTACGGACGGCGTGCGTGAGGTGTTCGCCGAGGAGGGCGTCCGCGTGCAGAACGTCCGGCCGCGACCAGACTCGACCGAGGTCGCGTTCGTCCACGACGCTTCTGGCTTCGACGCGGTCGCGGTGGTCGACGACGCGGGGGCCGCGGTCGGCTCCGACGGCGACGCCGCGGGTGACGCAGAGGAACTGTACGCCGTCGACGGCGCGGAGGTCGCCGACCCCGCGTGGTCGCCCTCGGGCAGGACGCTCGCGGTGACGGTGACGCGTGACGCCCGGGCGAACGTCCACGTCGTCGACCGCGACGGTTACGCGGACGAGGTGACCGACGACGACGCGTTCCACACGGCCCCGCGATGGGTCGACGGCGACGTGCTCGCCGTGCGCGACACGCCCCACGATCCGCCGGCCGTGTGGAACGTCTCCGCGGGAGAACGGGTGACGCCCGGCGCGACGCCAGACTTCGGCGTGCGGGTCCCGACCCCCGAGACGGTCACGTATGAGTCCGGCGACGAGGAGATACAGGCGGTCGTCTACCCGCCCGAGGCCGACTCAGACGCGGAGTCCGTGCCGGTGCTCGTGAAGGCCCACGGCGGCCCGACCTCATTCGACCGCTTCCGCTTCGACCACCGCGCGGCGTACCTCGCGGCCCTGGGCTACTGCGTGATCCTCCCGAACTACCGCGGCAGCGACGGCTACGGCCGGGCGTTTCGCATGGCCAACGACCGCGACTGGGGCGGCGGCGATCTCGAGGACGTGATCCGCGCGGCCGACGCCGCCGCGGAGGCGTACGACGCCGTCGACGGCGACCGCGCGGGCATCTACGGCGGCTCCGGCGGCGGCCTGATGACGGTGAACGCGCTCGGCAACTCGGACCGCTTCGCCGCCGGCGCGGCCTTCTACGGCGTGTACGACTACGAGACGTTCCTCGACGACACCGACGACGTCGGCTGGCAGCTCATGAAGCGCGAGTTGGGCGACGTGGCGACGGACCCGGAGAACTACTGCGAGGCGTCGCCGATCCGCCACGTCGAGGACATCGAGGACCCGCTGCTCGTGCTCCACGGCGAGGACGACGCACGCGTGCCCATTAGCCAGTCCGAGCAGCTCTGTGAG
- the pdxS gene encoding pyridoxal 5'-phosphate synthase lyase subunit PdxS, whose product MTEETDLEELRRGTDLVKRGFARMQKGGVIMDVVSREQARIAEDAGAVAVMHLESVPADIRKRGGVARMADPGKLEEVIDEVSIPVMGKCRIGHTAEAQILEAAGADMVDESEVLTQADERYHIDKREFTAPFVCGARNLGEALRRIDEGAAMIRTKGEAGTGDVNQAVTHQRNIQRSIRKLSGMSYEERDEWAREHEAPRELVHETAEMGRLPVVNFAAGGIATPADAALMMQHGCDGIFVGSGIFGAENPPAMGEAIVEAVNNYDDPETLKEIAKSPGKGMAGQANDQMEEEEKLQGRGV is encoded by the coding sequence ATGACCGAAGAGACCGATCTGGAGGAGCTTCGACGGGGGACGGACCTCGTCAAGCGCGGCTTCGCGCGGATGCAGAAGGGCGGCGTCATCATGGACGTGGTCAGCCGCGAGCAGGCCCGCATCGCCGAGGACGCCGGCGCGGTCGCGGTGATGCACCTGGAGTCCGTCCCCGCGGACATCCGCAAGCGCGGCGGCGTCGCGCGGATGGCCGACCCCGGCAAGCTGGAGGAGGTCATCGACGAGGTGTCGATCCCGGTGATGGGCAAGTGCCGCATCGGCCACACCGCCGAGGCGCAGATCCTCGAGGCGGCGGGGGCGGACATGGTCGACGAGTCCGAGGTGCTCACGCAGGCCGACGAGCGCTACCACATCGACAAGCGCGAGTTCACCGCGCCGTTCGTCTGCGGCGCGCGCAACCTCGGCGAGGCGCTGCGCCGCATCGACGAGGGCGCGGCGATGATCCGAACGAAGGGCGAGGCCGGCACCGGCGACGTGAACCAGGCGGTCACCCACCAGCGAAACATCCAGCGCTCCATCCGGAAGCTTTCGGGCATGAGCTACGAGGAGCGCGACGAGTGGGCCCGCGAACACGAGGCCCCCCGCGAACTCGTCCACGAGACGGCCGAGATGGGTCGACTCCCGGTCGTCAACTTCGCCGCCGGCGGCATCGCGACGCCCGCCGACGCCGCGCTCATGATGCAGCACGGCTGCGACGGCATCTTCGTCGGCTCGGGGATCTTCGGCGCGGAGAACCCCCCTGCCATGGGCGAGGCCATCGTCGAGGCGGTCAACAACTACGACGACCCCGAGACGCTCAAAGAGATCGCCAAGTCCCCCGGCAAGGGGATGGCCGGTCAGGCGAACGACCAGATGGAAGAAGAGGAGAAGCTCCAGGGCCGCGGCGTCTGA
- a CDS encoding thiol-disulfide oxidoreductase DCC family protein produces the protein MSDEHKPSENSAVADGIADGDGDGEGSDDASADSDALGDGSDDASVDSDAPGDGSDDGDATSDSDAADPLADVDPERHPVVLFDGVCNLCHGAIRFLVRHDTAGVFRFAPLESPVGRALLAEHGLPTESHDSFVLVDGDGAHERSTAALRVARRLDSPWDLAWALRVVPRRLRDGAYDLVATYRYRVFGRRDECAIPEPEIRERFAERALE, from the coding sequence GTGAGCGACGAGCACAAGCCGAGCGAGAACTCGGCCGTCGCGGACGGTATCGCCGACGGCGACGGTGACGGCGAGGGTTCCGACGACGCGTCCGCCGATAGCGACGCCCTCGGCGACGGTTCCGACGACGCGTCCGTCGATAGCGACGCCCCCGGCGACGGTTCCGACGACGGCGATGCCACCAGCGACAGCGACGCTGCGGATCCGCTCGCTGACGTCGATCCCGAACGACATCCGGTCGTCCTCTTCGACGGCGTCTGCAACCTCTGTCACGGCGCAATCCGGTTCCTCGTCCGCCACGACACCGCCGGCGTCTTTCGGTTCGCGCCGCTGGAGTCGCCGGTGGGGCGCGCCCTCCTCGCCGAGCACGGGCTTCCGACGGAGAGCCACGACTCGTTCGTCCTCGTCGACGGCGACGGCGCACACGAGCGGTCGACCGCGGCGCTTCGAGTCGCCCGTCGCCTCGACTCGCCGTGGGACCTGGCGTGGGCGCTGCGGGTCGTGCCGCGTCGCCTCCGTGACGGCGCGTACGACCTCGTCGCCACCTACCGGTACCGAGTGTTCGGCCGCCGCGACGAGTGTGCGATCCCGGAGCCGGAGATCAGAGAACGGTTCGCCGAACGGGCGCTGGAGTAG
- a CDS encoding homoserine kinase, whose protein sequence is MVTARAPATSANLGSGFDTFGVALSHPADTVAVERADETTIEVTGAGAQFIPTDPEKNVVGAVAAALDAPAHIRIDKGVRPSSGLGSSAASAAAAAVALDELYDRGHSREGLIPAAAEGEALVSGEAHADNVAPALLGGFTVVRRDDSATSVDARLPLVACLPEVVVSTKDARGVVPDSMSMADHVETVGNAATLTAGMCQSDPELVGHGMDDPVVTPARAELITGYDAVREAALSAGATGVTVSGAGPSLLAACPSGSRRRVAAAMVEAFADAGVGARAYQTEVGRGATVL, encoded by the coding sequence ATGGTAACCGCCCGCGCACCGGCCACCAGCGCGAACCTCGGCAGCGGCTTCGACACCTTCGGCGTCGCGCTCTCGCACCCGGCCGACACCGTCGCCGTCGAGCGCGCCGACGAGACGACGATCGAGGTGACCGGCGCGGGCGCGCAGTTCATCCCGACCGACCCGGAGAAGAACGTCGTCGGCGCGGTCGCGGCGGCGCTCGACGCGCCCGCACACATTCGCATCGACAAGGGGGTTCGGCCCTCCTCGGGGCTGGGATCGTCGGCGGCCTCCGCGGCCGCGGCCGCGGTCGCGCTCGACGAACTGTACGACCGAGGACACTCGCGGGAGGGGCTGATCCCCGCCGCCGCCGAGGGCGAGGCGCTCGTCTCGGGGGAGGCCCACGCCGACAACGTCGCGCCCGCGTTGCTGGGCGGCTTCACCGTCGTCCGTCGCGACGACTCGGCCACGAGCGTCGACGCGCGACTGCCGCTGGTCGCGTGTCTCCCGGAGGTCGTCGTCTCGACGAAGGACGCCCGCGGCGTCGTTCCCGACTCGATGTCGATGGCCGACCACGTCGAGACCGTCGGCAACGCCGCCACGCTGACCGCGGGAATGTGTCAATCCGATCCCGAACTCGTTGGTCACGGCATGGACGACCCCGTGGTCACGCCCGCCCGAGCGGAGCTCATTACCGGCTACGACGCCGTCCGCGAGGCGGCGCTGTCGGCCGGCGCGACCGGCGTGACCGTCAGCGGCGCGGGCCCGAGCCTGCTCGCGGCGTGTCCCTCCGGGAGCCGCCGTCGGGTCGCCGCAGCGATGGTCGAGGCGTTCGCGGACGCCGGCGTCGGGGCGCGCGCCTACCAGACCGAGGTCGGACGCGGCGCGACCGTGCTGTGA